AAATAATTGCACGCGCTTACCGCGCGATTATCGACCAACACCGTGCACGCGCCGCACACTTCCGACTCGCACGAGCGTTTCGTACCGATGAGCTGGAGGCGATTGCGAAGAAACTCAAGCAAGGTTTCCTCGATCGGCACTTCGCCGGACCAAGGTTTGCCGTTGACGCTCACCGATAAATTAAATGTACTTTGCGTTTTCATATGATCGACTTCGTCCACTTCGCTGACCTCTCCGATTCTTACCTCCTTCCCCTCGACGGGGAAGGATTGAGGAAGGGGTGATCTTGAAAGGGCGTATTGCCATACGCCCTTACTGCACCCCTATCTTGGCCTAACTCGCCTGCTCCAGCGCATCGCCGAGCATGACTCCGGCCATGTACAATTTATAATCAGCGCCGCCCAGCAAGTCATCCACCGGCTGAAGCAAACCGCGTAAATACTTTTTCTCTTCCGCGACAATTCTCTTGGCCTCACTCAACGTCACGCCTTTAAGTTTGCCTTCGAGTTCAGTCAGCCTCAGCGCCTTCGGGCCAATACAGCCGACCGCAAGTCGCGCCTCGGCAATGATTCCCTCGGCGAATAGTGCCGCCGCCGCGACGCCGAGCGTCGGACGCTGATAGCGATGCAGCCGGAGATACGCACTGCTCATCCCGGCCGGCAGCGATGGGATCGTAACCTCCAACAACAGTTCGCCCGCTTCGAGCGCCGTGGCGTACATGTCAACGAAAAACTCATCGAGCGCGAGCCGCCGTTCGCCTTTCGCATTGCCGATCGTCACTGACGCGTCATGAATCAGCAGCACGGTCCCAGGATCGGAGTGCGGATCGTTGAACGCAAGATTGCCGCCGAGCGTGCCCTGATTTCTGACGCGAATGTTCGCCACTTGAGATTCGGCGTAAGCCAACGACGCCGCGTGCTCGTGCGCAAGCGCGCTGGTCGCCAGCGCATGATGCGTCACGCAGGCGCCAATACGTAGCGAATCTCCGATCAGCTCAACGCGATGAAGTCGTGGAATCTGCTTAACGTCAATCAACACTTCTGCATCGATCAAACCGTTGCGCATCAGCAACAATAATTCGGCGCCGCCAGCGTAGAATGTTGCTTTGTCGCCGTAGTCCGCAAGCGCTTGAGAAGCTTCTTGAACCGTAGTCGGCTGTATTAATTGTAACGGTTGCAGCATGATTTTTTCTTTAGGTGATCGGAGAATCGAATCAAAGCATCAGCATTCCTGCTTCCTCTCCCTCTGAGTGTAGGGGCGACCGGCGGTCGCCCTTCTGCGCGCCCT
This window of the Deltaproteobacteria bacterium genome carries:
- a CDS encoding xanthine dehydrogenase family protein subunit M encodes the protein MLQPLQLIQPTTVQEASQALADYGDKATFYAGGAELLLLMRNGLIDAEVLIDVKQIPRLHRVELIGDSLRIGACVTHHALATSALAHEHAASLAYAESQVANIRVRNQGTLGGNLAFNDPHSDPGTVLLIHDASVTIGNAKGERRLALDEFFVDMYATALEAGELLLEVTIPSLPAGMSSAYLRLHRYQRPTLGVAAAALFAEGIIAEARLAVGCIGPKALRLTELEGKLKGVTLSEAKRIVAEEKKYLRGLLQPVDDLLGGADYKLYMAGVMLGDALEQAS